The DNA segment taaaaagcaaagagacattactttgccaacaaaggtccgtataagcaaggctatggtttttccagtagtcatatggatgtgagagttggatggggagggaggtgggaggagggttcaggatggggaacacatgtatacctgtggcgggttcattttgatatatggcaaaaccaatacaatattgtaaagttaaaaaataaaattaaattaagaaaaaaaagaaagctcagcaccaaagaattgatgcatttgaactatggtgtgttggagaagactcttgagagtcccttggactgcaaggagatccaaccagtccatcctaaaggagatcagtcctgagtgttcattggaaggactgatattgaagctgaaactccaatactttggccacctgatgcaaagagctgattcatttgaaaagatcctgatgctgggaaagattgaaggcaggaggagaaggggatgacagaggatgagacggttggatggcatcaccaactcagtggagatgagtttgagtaaactccaggagttggtgatggacagggaggtctggcatgctgtggtccatggggttgcaactgagcaactgaactatacTGAACTGAGCTAAGAAGATAATGTCTCAACCAACCTGGGCTCCCTGTAAATTAATAGGTTTACatcaatatttcaaatattctgagattggaaaaattaaatttttaggtTTTCAGAGCTGTGGACTATTAGGCCTGGGCATTTTTTTTTACCTCAATTTTAAGGATAggcatttaataattattttatagttgACAGGGAAATCTCTTTGTCACCTGAAAGTTCCTATTTGCTTTTGTATCTCTGATGCCTGATAATAGTACCTGGTATATAGTAGGCATTCAAGAAACATCTGCTGAAGGAATTAGTCCTTAACTTTTGGGGAGGGCTCACagacttctttaaaaatgtttttaaattttattttatttattggctgtgtgaggtcttagttgtggtatgcggggtctagttccctgaccagggattgaacctgggccccctgcattggaagtgaagagtgttagccactggaccacaggaaagTCCTTTACAGACTTTTAAACATGAGAATCTGATAAAAGTTATGAACCTTTATTCAGGTCCTGTCTGTTCCCTGCCCATATTCCCTCAGCCTATCCTAGAGTTCACTAAAGCTTTGGCAGATAAATCCTATACAAGCCCATAGCTTTCTACTTTAAACACCTGAGTATTCTCCTTGCCTGGAAATGTCAGCAGAGTTAACATTCCCCATAGCAATCTATAGCCAATGAGAGATGGGATTTGATAGCTAAATATTCCAATTTCTACCCCTCCTCAGTGAGGCAATTATAAAGTATGTTTTACTATACTATTTCTCAAAATTTACTAACACATAAAAATCACCTGGAGAGATTAGTATGACATAAATTCttgaatttctgtatttttttggccagagtttgcaggatcttagttacccaaccagggatcaaacccaggtccctggcAGTGAGAGCATCAAATCTTAACCTctagacagccagggaattcccttgaatTTGTGATTTTAATCAAACTTCTAGGAGAAAATAATACTGCCagtccatggaccacactttaACATTTTTTCTCAGAGTTGCCAGTGAGAATCAGCCCCATTTACCCAAAAGATATTTATTGGCCTTCTTCTCACTCCCTTACATTGCTTAGATTCTTGGATCATCTCCCAAATTTACTACTTGCATCCAAATCTTTGTTTCAGCGTCTACTGAAATCCAAACTATGACAACTCTTCTTAGAAAAATGCATATAGAAATAGTTTTGTGTATGACTTAGAagtatggcttcccttgtggctcagctggcaaagaatcgcctgcaatgcaggagacctgggttcgatccctgggttgggaagatcccctgaagaaaggaaaagctacccactccagtattctggcctggagaattccatggactctatagcccatggggtggcagagtcagacacaactgagcgactttcattttcacttcactttagaagTATGAATCCTCTGAAATTTATTTAGGTTATAAAGGAAAGTGACCAGAGTAAATATCATGTGACTCTAGGTCCATGAAAACTGAATGAGTCTAGGCAGAGTCTAGGAACTTACTGTAATCATTAATGGCTCATGGAATGAACTGAATTCAGCCAGCTCTCCTTAGAAGTTACTTCCCCAGATCCTAGTAAGTCATCTCTCTATTTTTCCTGGTCTGCATCAAACTCTTATTTTGTGAAACATAAGAGTAAATCTGGGACTCGCAAGAAAACCcatgctggcttccctggtggtccagtggttaagaatctgccttgcaatgcaagggacaccagttcgatccctggtttgggaagatatcACATGCCAGGGAACAAGTAAGCccgtgcacaactactgagccagtgctccaGAGCCCGCGAGCCACAACTACCAAGTCCACGCgctgcagccactgaagcccaagtgcctacagcctgtgttctgcaacagaaACCACCTCAAttagaagcccacacacagcaattaAAAGTAgtccccgcttgctgcaactagagaaagtccaagtATAGCAACAATGACCCACCACAgtctaaaaaataatagtaataaataaataaatctttaaaaaacttgaaagaaaCCCCATGCTTGAAGTCAATAAAAAGAGTATTGTCACTCATTCCTATTGGACTTTGATGGTTTCTTCCCAATCATAGTGCTTTCTGGACACAATTGTAGTTGCCCCTCTGACCCTTAGGTCTTTTCTTGATGTTTTCACACCGAGCCGGCATACCATAACTGCAGCTGGTTTCTCCTACTTCCTTCTCAATTCCAACATGGCTCCCTATTCTACTCCATCCTTTCAGGAACCTGTAACCTTTGACAGATATTCCTAAGCTCACCCTGGTGTCATCTGGAAGTCTTGTGGCATGCTCTCATTCTGTGATAATTGGATAATCTTGATTATCCCAATTTCTAATCAGCTACATAAACAGAATTAACACCAGGGTCACCAACGCCTAATTTCCTAAACACAGCACACAATTACTTCTTAGCTTTGCCCACACAGGGGCCAGCACATGTGTTTGTGCTGATTGTCTTATGTACTACTGAATAAGTATGTCTTTGTGTACACCTATGAATGTGGTTTGGTGGGTGTGGATATGAGTGTGGGTATGTAATCAGAACTCAGGTCTAGTCTTGAAGTCTGAATAATGAATGTATGGTATTTTACTTTAATTAGTCCCTGTGCATTGTTAGCCTCAGTTTTTGTCTGCCCTCAAATATGAGAGGAAGAATGAGTTCATTTCCTTGAAGTTTATTAACTGTTACTGAAGGCAGAGTAAATTCCATAAAAGAGCAGGTTCCATACAGAGCAGTGGAAGGGGAGCTCTGAGTTGGTAAGAAAAGGTGCTTGGAGTGGGGACTTCGAGTGAAAGGTGAAAAGAAAGatctttccttgccttttccctcCATTCCCACAAGGATCCTGGATTTTCAGTGGGGGTATCCTGCTCAGCATTCCCTCTCCAAAATGGAACCAGAGAGGGGAAACTTGATACAAAGTAGAGGTGGAAACACCTCACAGCTCCTCTGTTTCTCCATCCAAGGGGATGCTAATATCCACATTGTAGTCTACAGGCTCCCCAGAGCTCAGCCAGGGAATAGGGGTTCGATTGAAAGAAGGCCTGTTGGAGAGGTTCTGGTTGTAGAGAACTAGGGGTTCGCTCAGTAAGGGCCCCAGGTCAAACTTGGGCATCTGGAAGGTCATGCGTTTGGAGGCCTTCTCATATCCACCATAAGGCATTGCTGTcctgaaaaggagaaaaatgatttcattaaaaaccagaacaaaagaaaaagagttttTTTGTCAGTGAACTGTTACCCTGTTTGGAGGATGGAGAAGTCTGTGAATTCTAGTTTAAGATCATTTCTGCACTGCTTTTTCTTCTCCCTTAGTAATCCATTGTGCCTTCTGGTTTGCTTGTTTCCCCGAGGCTAATAAAGAGAAAAGTAGTCTAGAGGGTACTAAATAGTCTCATGGATAGCTGTGATCCAAACCAGTCACATTTCAGAGAAACTGACACCAAACACTACAGGCCCAAGGGTCTGAGATCACCTTAAATTGTAGAGACCTCCCTCAAAACCCCTACCCCACCTCCAGTGGATAATGTGTGCCCTAAATGAGAATAATTAACatttcctggaaaatccaggCACCTCAGGaccaaagggcttccttggtagctcagctagtaaagaatccacctgcaatgcaggagaccctggtttgattcctgggtcgggaagatccgctggagaagggataggctacccactccagtattcctgagcttccctggtggctcagctggtaaagaatctgcctgcaatgcgagagacctgggtttgatccctgagttgggaagatcccctggggaagggaatggctactcactccagtattttggcctagagaattccatggactgtatagtccatggggtcgcaaagagtcagacacaactgagcaactttcactcactcactcacttaggACCAAAAGCAAAAGCATTTCTCTAGTGCTTCCCTGTCCTGTTTTCACACAGTCCAGAGAAGCTTAGCTCCAAAATGATAGATATTTGAGCCTATTTGAGCCTTATTAAAGTagggaatggggcttccctggtgactcagaccgtaaagaatctgcctgcagtgcaggagatctgggtttgatccccaggtggggaagattccctggaccaGGTGGActatggaatggcaacccactccagtattcttgcctggagaattccacggacagaggagcatggtgggctacagtccatggagtcacaaagagtcagacacaactaggcaattaacactttcacttcacattttaCTTCAAAGTAGGGAATTAAGAAACAGAATcttcaataatattataataactttgtGTGGTacgtaatctataaaaatactgtgtcactgttgtacacctgaaaacaatataatgtaagtcaactatacttcaatgaaaaaagaaaagagaaatagaattcTACTACAAGGACAGTAATGAAAATTATAACTTTGAATGaagggacccccccccccccaagaggCCTTTACATGTGTGTAatatattattcccatttcacagtcAAGGCAACCAAGGTTCAGAAGTAGGGTTACTTtcccacactgctgctgctgctactgctaagtcgcttcagtcgtgtccgactctgtgcgaccccacagatggcagcccaccaggcttcactgtccctgggattctccaggcaagaacactggagtaggttgccatttccttctccaatgcatgaaagtgaaaagtgaaagtgaagtcactcagtcgtgtccaactcttcacgaccccatggactgcagcctaccaggctcctccgtccatgggattttccaggcaagagtactggagtggggtgccattgccttctcccacacagCTAATAACAATGAGCCAAAATTCAGATCCTGCCTCCTAGCGAATTTTTCCTTCATCATACCATGCTGTTTCTCTGAGCTACAGTGAAAAGAGCAAGAGCCTTCAATTAGGGCCCCCATATTACTCCTACGCCTCCTCAGTCTCCTTCTGAAACATCTGAACCAAAGTCTCCATTCCAACTAAGGACATGTTGCCATACACTGGAATGCATCAGGTTCCTTTCTCATCCCCCTTACCTGTTGAAGGACTTATACTTAGGGAGTTCAGCTTTGGCCCCGTAGGCCAGCAGGTCGATGCCAAGTTCCACTTTCTGCTGGGGGTCAATCCCCATGGCTTTCTCCCATGGGGAAATATAGGTCTTAAACACAGTGATATGttttccttctccacctgcctggtTGTCTGGCAGCGAAGGGAGAGAAATAATAGTCAAATGATAGCAGttaggaggaaatggaaattagTCTAGAGCTCTGTACTGGAAAAGTCGCTAGGGGCTGGGGACCAAAGGTAAAACATGCTAGTAATTGCTTATGGTTTGTGAAACCATGATAGCCTGGAGTCAGACATGTGATGAATGAGAGAAAGGTGACTGAGAGATAGGACTTCTGGGTGGAATAGACATGTCTCTGTATTCCTCTGGACCCAGAAGACCCATCAAGATATCTCAACAGGCCTTTCCTGCATCCAACACCCAGTCCAGGCCTCATTCCTAGGGATTTCTCTGCTTTAGGGACCAGACACTTGACTCTTGGGTGAGGATACTTGCCTGTTCCTGTCTCGCCAACCTCTGCTGTGCCAGCAGCACCTCCTCTGCCCGCGTGGCCCCCAGGACCACCTGCACCACCAGATCCAGGGCCAGAGCCAGACCCAGAGCCCGACCCAGAGCCCTGACGATGGTGTTGCTGGTCAGAGCCATACTGCCCGGCAGAGCCACTTCTTCCTGCCTGGCCTCCGCCACTGCTCTTGCTGTAGGAGAATCCCTGGCCAGCTGTCCCCAGCTGTCCCCCCACTGTGGGAATGAACTTCTGGAAGCGATCCTGAAAAAAGGACAGAGTGAGGGGAAGGTTAGCAATGGGCACAGGGAATACCATAGCAAGTATGAACTCATCAGAGTCAATGGCCAACTCAAAGACGCTGAATCCTCTGAGACTTCCCCATCCACTAAATGTTAGTGGATAAACCTGACTGAGAGAAATTAAACTCTCCTTAAGGGATACAACACCTTTGGCTCAGTTCTTCGAGTTACATCTAGGATAGAGGCAAGTTATTGTCCAAACTCCCCTTTCCCATCCTTACCAATGCAAAAAGGATCGAGACTTCTGTTCCACTAAAATTTGAGAGATTGGGTTTGGCATGGAGAACCCAGCCTTAATTTGAGGAACTAAGGAGATCTCTGCCTCTCTCCCACCATCTTGTCTAACAGATAAAAAATGtgtctcttcctctcccttcctcctttcggTGCATAGGGAACCAGGACTTCCTGACAGTGAAACTGTAGTGGGTAGGGGGAAGGGTGGCCCAAAGGGCAACACTGGATTCATCCCCAAAGCCTAAAAATAACCCTGCCAACTCCTTCAGGAGGCTCTCCTGGCCACCCACCACGCACACCCCCATGCTCCACCCAGTGTAACCAGAcacaggcagggaggagggcttTTGGCCTCCTAAAGTTAGATATGGCCGGCTCAGCAATTTTGTTCTGCTCATACATATGGGCCAATGGCAGACACTCCTGCCCCTGGCCCCATGTAGGCATCTATTTTCACTCTCCCCTGGCTgcttgggaaagatggagggggaagaaaggaaatggagaCGATCCCCTCCTCCTCAGCTGTAACATCTTGTGCCTGGCCCCTCTCCAATCCCTACTTCTCTTTGGAGAATGACCCTGACTAAGGGATGTTGGGCCTTAATGGATGGTTTCAGTCCCTGCATCTATGGCCCTTAGACTGACCCTTTAAATAAAAGAATGGCTCAAGAAGAGATGGCTATAAAAATTCACTTACCTCTTTCTAGGGTTGCCAGATttttgcacacacaaaaaaatcacaggacaccagttaaatctgaatttcagatacaCAACAATAGTTTTTTAGTACAAATATGCCTACATATTGCATGGGACATATTTAGATATAAGAAAGTATCCATCatgtatctgaaattcaaatttaactgggtatcctgtattttctaatttaatttttaatgtcccAAATATTTCATGTGACacacttatactaaaaaattattgtgtatctgaaattcaaatttaaatatcttcaatttttgtttcttttttgactgtgctgcatagcttgtgggatcttaattccccaaccaggaagaGAATCCAGGcccctggcagtgagagcaccaagtcctaagtactggaccatcagggaattccctaagtgccttcaattaagaaaaaagaaagttacaTCCAAAATATTGTGTGAAATATACTTTACAAAAAAACTATTTGTGTGTATCTcaactttatttttgtaattgaagtagagttgatttatgtATAGATTATATACCATTTAAAggcattataaaatattggctttatTTCTGGTGCTGTAAATCTATCTCCATAGCTTGTTTAGTGTGTATCTCAAATTTAAAACATAGGACCGGGCATCCTGTGTTTTATCTGGCAATCCTATCTTAAATACTTAACCATACTGGGGAGGAATTTTCTCTCTGAAGGTGTGGTACTCCTCACCCTGCTTCACCAGCTCTAAGATACAAATTTAGTTTCGGGGTGGGTCGTAATTCACCCTGCATCTATTGGAGGCATGTTATATCTGAGGGGTTAATGAGTTTATAAATTTGCAGGGAGGGGAGGCTGATAATATTTTGGAAACTCTGGGCCTGCCAAGAAGCTGTCAGAAGAGGCACTAGGCTTTGAGAGCTGTAGAGTTCTGAACTCACCATTGAGCTGTCAGAGAAGACATCAGGGTGGTTTTCATAGATAAACTTGTCCACACGCAACTGCCTCAGTTTGAACATCTTGGAGCCCCGGTTAGTAAGCAGCGACAGCTC comes from the Bubalus kerabau isolate K-KA32 ecotype Philippines breed swamp buffalo chromosome 1, PCC_UOA_SB_1v2, whole genome shotgun sequence genome and includes:
- the MYOZ1 gene encoding myozenin-1, translated to MPLSGTPAPNKKRKSSKLIMELTGGGQESSGLNLGKKISVPRDVMLEELSLLTNRGSKMFKLRQLRVDKFIYENHPDVFSDSSMDRFQKFIPTVGGQLGTAGQGFSYSKSSGGGQAGRSGSAGQYGSDQQHHRQGSGSGSGSGSGPGSGGAGGPGGHAGRGGAAGTAEVGETGTDNQAGGEGKHITVFKTYISPWEKAMGIDPQQKVELGIDLLAYGAKAELPKYKSFNRTAMPYGGYEKASKRMTFQMPKFDLGPLLSEPLVLYNQNLSNRPSFNRTPIPWLSSGEPVDYNVDISIPLDGETEEL